The sequence below is a genomic window from Phaseolus vulgaris cultivar G19833 unplaced genomic scaffold, P. vulgaris v2.0 scaffold_260, whole genome shotgun sequence.
CTTCTCGGTAAACTCTcatatcatattatattatgaaatttaactgatattccttttttttttaaactctcatattatattatgaaagtaaactttaaatttaacttaattttataaaattagttttggaAAATGAAGTTTACATTTTGCTGAAACCTTACTTTACAAACCGATTTTGTAAGGTTAAAGTCCATTTCTTCTTTTAAGACAGAATAAAAGTCTTTAGAGTCTATCATAAAGAGAGTTTGTTGGACTATATGACTCGCTATTAgatcacccataaatatattGTCTCACGCACGACTTAGTCCTCAACGTGAAGGCAAACAATATAAATCtccaaaaaataacataaaaaatggACTTAAAAACTGTAATACAATTTGTTCAAAAATGAGATGAACACATGGtgttaaaaaattgataaaaatgagATGAAGAGGTCACAATATCATATGGAAACAATATAAATCTCCAAAAAATAACATAGAAAATGGAGTTACAAATGCAAAAGAGAAGAACAAAAATAACGTTAACAAACTTTAATaacatagaaaaaaataaacttaaaaactAGAATACCAATTGATAAAATGAGATGAAGAAATGAAAATATCAGAAAGTCATAATACAAACTCAACATAAATTAGATAAACAAACAACATTAAAATAATGGAATACCAAGTCATAAAAATCATATGAAAAAATCACAATATCATATACAAACAATATAAATCTACAaagaataacataaaaaaagttGTAATACAAACTCAATAGAAATGAAATGAACATATGACGTTAAAAAAGTAGAACACGaatgataaaaattatataaatctcCACAAACAACGTATAGAAATGGAGTACAAATGCAAATAAGAATAtcaaaaataacattaataaactTTAATAACATGGAAAAATGAACTTAAAAACCTTAATACAaagtgataaaataaaaatatcagaAAGTCAACATAAATGAGATAAACACATGACCTTAAAAAACTGGAGGATGAACTAATAAAAATGAGATGAAGAAATCACAATACAAatgaaaaaacaatataaaagttACCTAGTTCATGGAGAATGAAAAGAACAAAATTGACATGAAATGAATGAATGACTCAGTACACCATATATAGTGAAATATCATCGTCATTACCATTTCAAAAGCAAGCGCCAATTATATAGATGTCTAATATTGTTATTGGAAAAAACAACTTTTGAATATGTCATCTTCACAGTTGCCGAAATTGTGAAAAACAATAAGGATAGTTCGTAGAGCTCTGTAGAGAGGAGAGAAGAGTGAGGGTTTCAAAGAGAATATTAGAGTTTGAGAGAGATGAGAGGCATGATGAGTTCGGAGAGAGAAAAAACGAAGTGAGCATGAAAGAGAAAATCGTACCTTTAAAAATCGTTATGTAACGTGTTTTGAATTGTCCACGTGGTGTGTTTTTATTAGTGaacactttattatttttttgtattaaactattttaaaaattcatggACATGAAcaattggtacttgttattacaattttttttccttataccTACATTAATAACTTCTAGTATTTCTAAATGTACGTTCAAAAAATCAAAAAGGGGATTATTTGGCATTGACttgtataataaaaataatcaataattacAAGTGAATATATCTTCAAACTTTTGAAAGATAAATTATACTAAAACATATCCAAGGAACAAAGCTAaacaaattgaaatttttaGTAACTAAATGCTACTTCACTTAACTCAAAGATAAATAGTTTTGTAATTGAGTATTCTACAATTAATCATGACTTGTGTGGTGGATATGAAGAATTCTTTTGGATCGACATGGCTAAGTGACAAAGGtagaaaagaagaaagatgtATAGGGAAAtgtgaaatattaaaataggtACCTATGATTCTATAAAGACTAACAAATCATAGCATGAAGCAATAGGTGTGCATATATCTATTTTGATCATACACGAGTACGACAAATTGCAAAACAAAAGGCACTTATTTAAGAAGACATATAGGAAACAAAAGATAAGTTGAGAGTTGAGTTAAAAGTTTGAGTGGAAAGCATGCATCAATAGATCGAACCTGACGTGACTGAGATCCTTTAAGAATATCAAACATGCCTCATATTACATCACAACTCAATCTTTGGAACGTGCTAAATCATATAACTTGCTTAGCTCCCATGTTAAGTGCAGATAAGAACACACGTTAATTCGAGAAGACAACAAAACTCATGAAAATGTGAAATTGCATTTAATCATATCAATGCTTCAAATGAATATGTGAAAGCACAAGCACACAATATAAACTAATATTGATGTCATTTGTAATCACCAGCACTAGAATTGGTGtgatcttaattttattttatgttggaTCCATGTAGCCCACATTTTTTCGATTGTGGGTAACCATTTTTTTCAAGAAATGGCATAATGAGTTGAGTTCAGGTCATAATAAGGGTTTTGATTTGCGAAACTTAGCTTATATGAAAGACAAAGAgatcaaatattaaaacaattcCACAGCACAAGAGTGCTGTATGCGCAGGCGCATAACCTTTTATTTGAAACCGAATTGATTTTGTCTCTATCTTTTCTCAGCTATTTATTAAAATCCAGATAAGATAGAAGAGTACactttatttaattccaaaaagTTCATATATTGTATCATTAGCTAGCAATGCCATATTTTAATAACACCCTCTTAATATCTTTTCGTATTTgtagtaaaaaattattaaaatatatttttgtcaatttttgtttatataatatGAAGTGTGGATTAGGATGTTGATGGATGAAGTGGATTAGGAGGTCTAAAAtcttactaaaaataaaaatcaattttataagacaaaacatatttagttcttaaaaaaatataatttttttaattgatgagTTATATATTAGAAGTAGTGTGTATCTTctatcagaattaataatatatgaaaaGACATGACactatacaaaatatatttatgtgaTAGACACGTTACAAAAtgttatttgagaaaaataaaaaattaacatataatTGTTTAACATAtgtgatgagcatatatttattcacacaatagccttaatcatagattattggactataataataaataaatatattattttaattaatattcatataattgggtttatttgggtcttaactattatctttggtaattttgtgtttttagggtaaattatctgaagcatctacctttgtgaatgggtcaaacatgcaaaagtccaagttgcttcttttgaatcaaaacagaaaacaaattctgaggggaagaaagagaaaataaaagctacaagattccagaaacagaattaacaaatcttctgcaaaataaaaagaaaagattaatctttagagaacctgtgaagaattcaatggtggaagaactagggatcaaccgctttttatttagtattttaatctcttgtatattttttgcacaactatctcaaacccccttttcatctttattgttattgctaacttttattgcttgccgatagattttaaaccctgatcaactgattttactattggattcgttgaaAGACGACTTGGAATCATCttaccacaattatactatcatctctctagtgttagacaagtttACGCTAgattcatattaatttgacagcaaaacgaatATGAAAAGCTGAATACCACATTGAAGCCATTGTGTTAATGACATATGTGCTTTGTGCGTAGATGTAAAAGTTCTTGGGAAATTTTAGTTTTGGGTGTTACTGTGGATTAAACCTGATACGTTATTCAAAGACTACAGTAacagaaaaaagaaattaataaagagtaaaataattaaaaaatatgcatTCGGGCAGACAACATGGCCTTGATTGATAATTGATTACAAACATCGTAACAGGATTTCAATAATTGATATGGTAATTGATTACAGCTTGATACTAGGAGTAATTGGAGTGTGACCTAATTTCTTAtctaaaaacaataaatatgtggatttaatattcttttttatttttcttcttcttacaCTTGCAATCTTAACATTAGTTTACATAAAAGtagtattaaatttaatttcttcCTTACTTCTTGCCATGTCACACAACTTGAGAGCCTTCACCTAATTTTCTGCTCATTCCACCATTAAACAGATGGCATTGATGCAGTTCCCTTTTACATTCTTTCAAAAACATATCATTATAGTTTGTCTTTATAACTTATTCTATGGTATGCTTTATTAAATAGGTCAATACTATTATCtctaaataaattaatgaatttaacTAAACTTTTAAGCATTAATTCGCATATAATTTACACTATTATTAATGTTGCATTAtatcatatatatttaaataagctacattactaaattaaaaaaaatgttaaatgatATTGTACTAGTATGGTCGACCGACATACATGCTGACGTGGCTCGGTCTCCTGACCGAACTAGTTGAGATACACGCGGACGGCCTGACCGACTGACACATATAATCATTAACACTCAAACCAAGGTCAATGAAGCTAAACTaccaagaattaggtaatgtattatgatccattccactaatcagAACCAATGAGACAAActcattaaaatatatataaataacacacattccAATGAACAAGATACGTCATTATTACTGAACACCTACCCGAGTACCTAACACCCTTTCCTGACTTCAGTGTCAGAttgtcttttgcaggtaccTCCTCCATTTGACATTCACCCAAGATAGAGAATCGAAGGAGTAGCACGAAGACGAAAAGAACCCCAATGAAACCCTAGCAACCTGCTCAAAGGAAGGAGGAAGGAGGAAGACGGAGATTTCAATAGTTCTCTATGTTCatatagttttaataaattaaaagtaaatcttAACACACGATTTGTTTAACGAATAATTTTAAACATATCGGATAAATTTACCTGACTAATTTCCATTTTGAGTGAGTAACTTTTCTCCATTGCAATGATTGTAGATAATGACGATATATGAAGGATAGTGGAGTCAAATAACATGCATTTTGGCATTGAATAATGTTTATATTACACTCTTTACTctttttgattattttatttgtcatGGGATGAGATATAGTAATTGTTCGTCAACAGTTTACAAAAGAAGCTGAGTGGAAGTGCATGAAACTGGATTCACACTATAACATCTCAgggaataatataataataactcAGGAATTCAAAAACTTGCACAAGTGGCAGACAATTGATGTGGAAGGGATCATAGCGTCAACGGAATATTGAAAGGGGTAAATGACGTCATAATTCTAATGAATCCAAAAAAACCCACTAGtgcttttttaattattattaagaaattCCAAATAAATCCAAATCAGCCACTATTTAATGCCGAACTTCACCTGGAAGAAGAAACAGCAGAAGAACTACACTCATCAGCTTATGCAAATTTTGTTTCCTCACAACAAATAACTTCCTCAGTGCCCAAGATGCTAGCTTATTTGGAACACTTCGTTCACGAAAAAGATGCTGAATCGAGGCAAGACGACGAAGTTGCCAGCCTCTCCAGGGCGCTTGAACTTCAAGCCAGTATCGACGAATTGGGTCCAGCCGGAATCGCTAGTAAGGATTTCGGCGGCATAAAGTCCGTCAAACCCTTGGCCATGATCAGGCCTTCCTCGGCCGTTGATGTGGCCAGAGTGGTGAAAGCCGTGGCGGCGTCTCCGAGTCTGACGGTGGCGGCGCGGGGGAACGGGCACTCGGTGAACGGGCAGGCCATGGCGGAGAAGGGACTGGTCCTCGACATGCGTGCCTTGGAGGAGCCTTTTGAGATTCTCTGGATAGAAGGCACGGCCTACTTGGAAGTTTCGGGAGGGGCATTATGGGAAGACGTTCTTAAACGCTGCGTTTCGGAGGTTGGACTGGCCCCGAGGTCGTGGACGGATTATCTCGGTTTAACAGTTGGTGGAACGCTGTCCTACGCAGGCGTCAGCGGCCAAACCTTCCGTTACGGTCCTCAGACATCCAACGTAACGGAATTGGAAGTTGTAACAGGCAAAGGCGAAACGCTGTGCTGCTCCCTGACACAAAACTCTGAACTTTTCTTTGGTGCGCTCGGTGGCTTAGGACAGTTCGGTATTATTACAAGGGCCAGGGTGGTTCTCCAACAGGCTCCAGAAATGGTGGaaaaaaatttacttattaTTCATTTTAACCACTCCGTTACACTTtatgtttacttttttttaaaaaaaaatttgtttggtgtgAGTTGATTAATTAGGTGAGGTGGATAAGAGTGGTTTACTCTGAATTTGAGGAGTATGCTGGCGATGCAGAGTTGCTGGTGGAGGAAGTAGAGGAATGTTTTGATTACGTGGAAGGGTTCGTTCTGGTGAACAGTGATGACCCGGCCAATGGATGGCCCACCGTGCCATTGGAACCGGAACAGGTGTTCGACCCGGTTCATATTCCTTCCACTGCTGGCCCTGTTTTGTATTGCTTGGAGCTGGGTCTTCACTATGGTAACGCGGATCATCCTTACCGTTCCCGTGTTGATATGGTAAGTAACTAACTAATATCCTCTTTTCGTTATTTTCTGATCTGCTGTATGCGGGTTCCTTGTTGATGGAATAGGCTTAGCAGTAGCCATTTCTGATAGTTGAGAGGGCCCCCCAGAGTTTTGACCTAGGTGGTTGCTAAGTGGTTCTGTGGTTAAAAGCATGCACAACAACCATAGAGTACTGTTATAGGTGGGGCCTGTGTAAAAAGTCAATGTAAGCTGAGTTAACCATCACTGACTCGCACATGAAATTTAGCAACGGGGGGAGTGTTGGTTAAGATCCAGAAAGCATGTGTTTTGTCCGGGGGTTTGTGGTTCTAATCCTTTTTGTTTAGGAATGTTATGATTATAAATTTGTCTCACAAGCTGAAGGTGAAATGGTTGCTGAAAACTGACGATACCGCAATGATGTATCTTCCATTGGATTTTCTGACGAAGAATATAAAAAAGCACTACCACCATAGTTTAAATTACCGTAGGAACCGAGTGTACTTCACCTGTGGGTATTGTCCCATTGTGGCTAAAATGGTAATGTAACATCACTAGCTGCTCCATAGCGCTGATCATTGAGATCTCGCTGACGTTTGGGTCCCCACACTTCCACAAATAGCCAAAAACCCATCATTTTCTGGAATATCAAAATGTCAATTACTATATCATCCCTTAAATACAGTACAATACACTAAATCCAACTCAATATTCCATCTTGGGTATGCGTTATGTTGTTGTTGCGTTGCTCTAACTAAAACTAATTCACCACTTAACTCCGCTGTAGGATGTGGATCGATTGCTCGGACGGCTGCGATTCATTCAGGGTCTCAAGTTCCAGACGGATGTGACCTACACAGAGTTTTTGCTACGTGTAAAGCGTGTGGAGGAGGACGCAAAAGCCAGCGGCACCTGGGATGCACCTCACCCTTGGCTCAACCTCTTTGTATCCAAGTCCAACATTGTTGATTTTGATCGTGAGGTGTTCAAGAAGATTCTCAAGGACGGGGTCGATGGCCCCATTTTAGTCTACCCTCTCTTGCGAACCAAGTACGTTCCTGCTTCCCTTCCTACCCCTTCATCACCTACACTATATATATTCACaaacaatttcatatttagTTACATAAAAACAACCTTTACTCCGTTATTTTTGTATATCCTAAAAGGCTTGGGATTGAACTGAACGTAAGATCATGATGAGGTGATGAGATGAGTGATTGAGAGGACGAAAATATTCAAAGGTTCTTATGCAAAACACGTGCGAAGGACATGGACCAGGTCCCACCGTGTGACATTTGGCCACGAAAATCAATAACTTGAGCccttctttctttaattttgcACGATATGTGTGATGTGTGAGTTTGCTGAACCGTGATTCAAACAGGGTGGTTAAGATTTTGAGGGTGAGTATCAAATATTTGTTACTACTTGAGGTCAGCCATAATGGGACCCTAGAGGTAACACATCAACTGTACCATATTTTGGTCGTCAATAGGAAATCATAAGCTCTTCATTGTCATGGTTGTACCATCTTACTCTCTGCTTGTCCGTACCCTATGACACTTTCTTCTTGTCTCGATGATGCATACGTTTTTCCCGTATCATCCACCCTTAGTTTGTTGTTGTTGCAGCCCTGTTAGGTTGCCGAATAAGCAAGCTATACACCTGTACGGATGTACCTCTGCATGGAGCAAAGATACAGTGGGGCCCGCCTGAAACAATC
It includes:
- the LOC137817600 gene encoding cytokinin dehydrogenase 7-like — protein: MLAYLEHFVHEKDAESRQDDEVASLSRALELQASIDELGPAGIASKDFGGIKSVKPLAMIRPSSAVDVARVVKAVAASPSLTVAARGNGHSVNGQAMAEKGLVLDMRALEEPFEILWIEGTAYLEVSGGALWEDVLKRCVSEVGLAPRSWTDYLGLTVGGTLSYAGVSGQTFRYGPQTSNVTELEVVTGKGETLCCSLTQNSELFFGALGGLGQFGIITRARVVLQQAPEMVRWIRVVYSEFEEYAGDAELLVEEVEECFDYVEGFVLVNSDDPANGWPTVPLEPEQVFDPVHIPSTAGPVLYCLELGLHYGNADHPYRSRVDMDVDRLLGRLRFIQGLKFQTDVTYTEFLLRVKRVEEDAKASGTWDAPHPWLNLFVSKSNIVDFDREVFKKILKDGVDGPILVYPLLRTKWDNRHSVVVPDSDIFYIVALLRFSPPPPKGPPAELLVAQNNEIIQFCTSRGLDFKLYFPNYQSREDWMKHFGKQWSRFVERKASFDPMAILAPGQRIFSRTSQPPSIP